The Microbacterium horticulturae region AGCTGCTCGACCTCACCAAGACGATCCAGGAGAAGACCGGCAAGGCGCCATGGTGCGCCGGCTTCGCATCGGGTGACGCCTCCGGCTGGCCGGGAACCGACTGGATCGAGGACCTCGTCCTGCGTCAGTCCGGCCCCGACGTCTACGACAAGTGGGTCGCGGGCGACGTGAAGTTCACCGACCCGGAGATCAAGAAGGCTTTCGACGCGGTGGGGAAGATCCTCCTGAACCCCGACTACGTGAACGCGGGCTTCGGCGACGTGAAGAGCATCAACTCGACCGCGTTCGCGGATGTCGCGGCCAAGGTCGCCGACGGCACCTGCGCGCTGACCCACCAGGCCTCGTTCCTGTCGTCGAACTTCCTCGACGTGAAGAACAAGGACGGCAAGACGCCGACCGTCGCCCCGGACGGCGACGTGTACGCCTTCGTGCTGCCGGGCATCGAAGAGGGCTCGACCTCGGTCGAGGGCGGCGGCGAGTTCGTCGCACGCTTCACCGACTCCGAGGCTGTCAAGCAGGTCCAGGACTTCATGACGACGCCCGAGTTCGCCAACGCTCGCGTCAAGCTCGGCGGCGTCATCTCGGCGAACAAGGGCGCTGACCCGTCGCTGGCATCCAGCGAGTTCCTCACCGAGGCGATGACCCTCCTGCAGGACAAGAACACGACGATGCGTTTCGACGCCTCCGACCTCATGCCCGCCACGGTGGGTTCGGGATCGTTCTGGAAGGGCATGACCAGCTGGATCGACGGCATGTCGACCGATGACGTGCTCAAGGCCATCCAGGCGGGCTTCGAGAACTAGCCGCCACCGGTCCGACGGGAGGGCGGATGCCCCACAGCGGGCATCCGCCCTCCCGCTTCCGCAGATGTGAAGGCACCGGTCAGAAAGGCAGGACAATGGCGACCGTGACAGAGCAACCGATCATCCGTTCGCGAGGCCCTCGGCTGTCGCGGAAGGTCACCGGCATCATCATCCTCGTCGCGGCGATCCTCGTTGTGGCGCTCTTCGTCTTCCTGCTGGTGGGCGGCCCCGACGAGGACGCCCTGCCCACCTCCCTCGGCTTCTCGCTGAACAGCTTCTTCGTCTGGATCGGCGCGCTGAACCCGCTCATCCAGATCCCGATCGTGGTCGTGCTGTTCGCCGCCGTGGTCGGTGTGATCCTGCTGCTCATCGAGTACGCGCCGCGTCCGGGACGCGGATACTTCTGGATGCGCCTCGCCGTCTGCTTCCTGATCCCGGTACTCGCCTTCATGGTGCTGCGCCCCTATCAGAACTCGGTCGTCTACGTCGTGGGCATCGCGTTGCTTGCCGGCGCGATCCTCTTCTTCGCCGACTACCGCGCCCGTGAAGGTGCGGGCTACGTCTTCCAGCTCATCGTCTTCATGGCGCCCGCCGCCATCCTGCTGCTGATCGGCCTCATCTATCCGGCGATCTCGACGTTCGTGAAGTCGTTCTTCGACAAGACCGGAACGCAGTTCGTCTGGTTCGACAACTACGTGTGGACCTTCACGAACCCCTACGGTTTCTGGTCGGTCATCAATACGCTCATCTGGGCGCTTCTGGCGCCGACCATCGCAACGGCGATCGGCCTGGTCTACGCCGCGTTCGTCGACCGGGCTCGCGGTGAGAAATTCCTCAAGCTCTGGGTGTTCATGCCGGTCGCGATCTCGTTCGTGGGCGCCGGCATCATCTGGAAGTTCGTCTACGACTACCGGCAGGGCCAGCAGATCGGTCTGCTCAATGCGATCATCACCTGGTTCGGCGGTGAGCCGGTCGGCTGGCTCGATGCGCAGCCGCTGATCAACACATTCTGTCTGCTGGCGGTGTTCATCTGGAGCCAGACCGGCTTCGCGATGGTCATCCTGTCGGCCGCGATCAAGGCGGTTCCGATCGATCAGCACGAGGCCGCACAGCTCGACGGCGCTTCGGCCCTGCAGCGGTTCTTCAACGTCACCATTCCCGGCATCCGCAGCTCGCTGATCGTGGTTCTGACCACGATCACGATAGCGGCGCTGAAGGTGTATGACATCGTCGCGGTGATGACCGGCGGTCGCTCGAACAGCTCGGTGCTCGGCTTCGAGATGGTCAATCAGCAGCAGCGCTTCCAGAGCTACGGACACTCATCGGCGCTGGCCGTCGTGCTGTTCCTGTTCGTGCTGCCGCTGATCATCTACAACGTCGTGCAGATGCGCAAGCAGAAGGAGATCCGCTGATGGCCACGGTGCACCTCGACACTCCCGCCGACACGCAGGCCGCGCAGGTGGTCAGCGGACGAGCGGGTCGCAAGGCTGAGCGCGACGCGCACAAGAAGCTCACGTCGCGCGGTGCGACGCTCGCGGCGGCCATCATCGCCGTCGTGTGGACGATCCCGACCTTCGGCCTGTTCGTCACGTCGTTCCGCCCCGGCGCCGACTCGAACACCACCGGTTGGTGGACGGTCTTCGTCGACCCGAGCTTCACCCTGTCGAACTACTTCGACGCCCTCACCGCGGGCGGCACCGCGCTGACCCTCGGCGAGTCGTTCATCAACTCGCTGGCCATCGCGATCCCCGCGACGCTGATCCCGATCTCGATCGCGGCGCTGGCCGCCTACGCGTTCGCGTGGATTCCGTTCAAGGGACGCAGCCCTCTGTTCGTCGCGGTGTTCGCACTGCAGATCGTGCCCATCCAGATGGCCCTCGTGCCTCTGCTGAGCCTGTTCTCGCGGGGTCTGACGATCGCCGGCGTCGGGATCTTCCCCGGTTTCACGCTGCGCGATGTCGAGCACAGCTTCGCTACCGTGTGGATCGCGCACGCGATCTTCGCGATGCCGCTGGCGATCTTCCTGCTGCACAACTTCATCTCCGAGATCCCGGGCGAGCTGATCGAAGCGGCCCGGGTCGACGGCGCCGGACACGGGCAGATCTTCTTCCGCATGATCATCCCGTTGGCGATGCCGGCCATCGCGTCGTTCGCGATCTTCCAATTCCTGTGGGTGTGGAACGACCTGCTGGTGGCGACGATCTTCGCACCGAGTTCATCGCTGCCATTGACACAGACGCTGAACTCGCTCTCGGGCACCTGGGGTGATCGCTGGTACCTGCAATCGGCCGGAACCTTCATCTCGATCATCGTGCCGCTGCTCGTCTTCTTCGCCCTGCAGCGCTTCTTCGTCCGCGGCCTCCTCGCCGGCGCGACGAAGGGCTGATTCAGATCCGCCCGAGCTCGCGCACCGGACGCAGGCGAAACAGGCGCACGGTGCGGCCGGACTCCCGCTCATACGATCGGTAGTTCGGCCATTGCGCCTCGATCCGCGCCCACGCCGCGTCCCGCGCGGCGTCGCCGATCGGCTCGGCGCGGACGGCGAGACGCCGTCCCCGCACGATGATCTCGGCGTCGGGATGCGCGCGCAGGTTGGTCGTCCAGGCGGGATGCCGCGACCCCGCGAAGTTCGTGCCGGCGACGATCGCGCTGCCGGCCCCGTCGGGCGTGTACATCAGCTGCACGTCGCGTACCGCGCCGGAACGGGCGCCGATCGTGCGCAGGGTGAGAGAGGGGACGAGGATGCCGCTGATCGGCATCCTCCCGCGCGCGATGACCGCGAACGCCCTCTCCAGCATCGGCATCAGGCGACGGCCGACGCGGCGGAACGCCGCAGTCTGGGTGAGCGGCGCCAGGAGGCGGCGAAGCGTCTGACGGATCGTGGTCATGGCGCCCATCCTGCCGTATCGCGGCCGAGGGCGCCTGGCTAGGCTGAGCGCATGAGCGCCCCTGCCGACCCCGACGTCGCTGCTGCCGAAGCCGAACTCGCCCGCCTGCGCGCCGAAGCCGAGGCCGCCGATGCGGCGCTCAAAGCGGCACAGGCCAAGGCTGCGCTCGCGGCCGCCGAGGCGGAGGCTGCGAAGGCGAAGGCGGGGGATGCGGCCGAGCCCGCCGCCGCGGCGGAGCCCGCGGCATCCATCCCTCCCGTCGACGGTCCGCTGGACGCCGACGACGTGCAGGCGATCATCGACGGGTACACGTTCGACGCTGCCACGCTCGACCTCGGCGCTCTCGTGAACGGCGATCCCGACCCGTCTGCGCAGATCCGCATTCCCCTGGCGATGCTCAACCGGCACGGCCTCGTGGCCGGCGCCACCGGAACCGGCAAGACCCGTACGCTGCAGGGTCTGGCCGAGCAGCTCGCTGCGCACGGCGTGCCGGTGTTCGCCGCCGATATCAAGGGCGACCTGACGGGAATCGCGACCCCGGGAGAACCGTCCGAAAAGCTCCTCGCGCGCACCCAGGCGATCGGACAGGACTGGAAGGCCACCGCGTCGCCGGTCGAGTATTTAGCGCTTGGCGGCGTCGGCACGGGCGTGCCGGTGCGTGCGACGGTGAGCGGCTTCGGTCCGCTGCTGCTGAGCAAGGTGCTGGGGCTGAACCAGACACAGGAGTCGAGCCTCGGTCTCGTGTTCCACTACGCCGATGAGGCGGGTCTCGCCCTGGTCGACCTGTCGGACCTGCGCGCGGTGCTGACGTACCTGACGGGCGATGAGGGCAAGGCCGAGCTCAAGGGCATCGGCGGCCTCTCCGCGGCGACGGCGGGGGTCATCCTGCGCGAGCTGATCACGTTCGCCGACGCCGGCGCGGACGTGTTCTTCGGCGAGCCGGAGTTCGACGTCAAGGACTTTCTGCGCACCGCGGCCGACGGGCGCGGGATCATCAGCCTGCTCGAGGTGCCCGGTGTCATCGACAAGCCCGAGCTGTTCTCGACGTTCCTCATGTACCTGCTGGCTGAACTGTTCGAGATCCTGCCCGAGGTGGGCGACCCCGACAAGCCCACACTCGTGTTCTTCTTCGACGAGGCGCATCTGCTGTTCAAGGATGCTTCGAAGGACTTCCTCTCGTCCATCACTCAGACCGTACGACTTATCCGTTCGAAGGGCGTCGGCGTGTTCTTCGTCACCCAGACGCCGAAAGACGTGCCCTCTGACGTGCTCGGACAGCTGGGCTCGCGCGTGCAGCACGCGCTGCGCGCGTTCACCCCCGACGACGCGAAGGCTCTGCGGGCCACGGTAGGCACCTACCCGAAGTCCGGCTACGACCTGGAGCGCGTGCTGCAGGAGCTTGGCACCGGCGAGGCCATCGTGACCGTGATGAGCGAGAAGGGCGCGCCTACGCCGGTCGCGTGGACGCGCATGCGGGCGCCGCAAGGTCTCATGGAGCCGACGCCCGACCCGCAGATCACCGCGGCCGTGAATGCGTCGCCGCTGCTGGCGAGGTACGGCACGGCCATCGACCGCGAGTCGGCGCGGGAGATCCTGACCGCGAAGATGAACGCCGCCGACCAGGCGCACGCGGCCGAGGTCGCCGCCGCCGAGAAGGCGAAGTCCGACGCGGAGTATGCCAAGCAGAAGGCCGCGATCGACAAGGCCGAGGCCGCAGCACAGAAGAAGGCCCAGGCGGAGTACGAGCGGCTCATGCGCAAGACCGCGGGCACCACGCGCACGGCGCGCACGAAGCAGAAGTCTCCGTTGGAGGAGATCCTCGGCTCGCGTACCACCCAGACGGTCGTGGGCGGCATCATCCGCGGCATCTTCGGCACCGGGCGGCGCTGAGGCACCGGGCGGCGCTGAGCCGCGGCATCCCGACTCTCCGTCCGCCCAGCTTGGAGTTTCTTATGAACCCTCGCGGCGACGGGTCCGGCGGCGTAGCCTTCCGTCGGGTTCCGCCCGACCGATGTGCCGACGGTTCTCCTGGCTGACGACGCCGACAGAAGGAGAAGAAGATGTCCGCGACCGAACACGACGTGACGACCGCTCCGCCGCGTCACAAGCTGAAGAGAAGCCTCGGGCCGATCGGCCTGCTGTTCACCGCCGTCGGGTCGATCATCGGCTCAGGGTGGCTGTTCGGCGCTTTCCACGCCTCGGCCATCGCGGGGCCCGCCGCCATCTTCTCCTGGGGCATCGCCGCGGTCATGATCATCCTGATCGGCCTGTGCTACGCCGAGCTCGGACCCATGTTCCCGATCTCGGGAGGCGTCGTGCGGTATCCGCACCTCGTGTGGGGGTCGTTCGGCAGCTACTCGCTCGGGTTCATCACGTGGATCGCTTCGGCGGCCGTGCCGGCGATCGAGGTCACCGGGGCGCTCACCTATGCGACGAAGTTCGCGCCGTTCACGGTGCGTGCCACCGACGCGGGCGGCAGCGCCCAGGTGCTCACCCCGCTCGGCATGGTCGTCGCGATCGTGCTGCTGGCCGTGTTCGTGGTGATCAACTACTTCGGCGTGCGGCTGTTCGCGCAGATCAACAACGTGCTGGTGTGGTGGAAGCTCGGCGTCATCGCCCTGGTCATCATCGTGTTCCTCATCACCGCGCTCGGCACGACCCAGATGGGGTCGCCGTCCAACTTCTCGGCCTACGGCTTCGCGCCCAACGGCTTCGCCGCCGTGTTCGTGTGCATCTCGACCGCCGGCATCACGTTCTCGTACCTCGGCTTCCGCCAGGGGATCGAACTGGCCGGCGAGACCAAGAACCCGCACCGCAACATCCCGTTTGCGCTGATCGGATCGGTGATCCTCTGCGCGATCCTCTACATGCTGCTGCAGGTCGCTTTCACTCTGGCCGTGCCCGCGTCGGTGCTGCAGAAGTCGGGCGGCTGGGCGGGGCTGGCCTTCACGAACGACTTCGGACCGCTGGCGGCCTTGGCGAGCATGGCGGGGCTGGCGTGGCTGGCGTACATCCTGTACTTCGACGCGGTCATCTCGCCGGCCGACACCGGCCTCATCTACACGACCATCGCCTCGCGCGTGTCATACGCCATGGGCCGCAACGCGAACGCGCCGCGGTGGCTGGCCAGCAACAACAGGCACGGTGTGCCGCACTGGAGTCTGGTGGTGACGTTCTGCGTCGGCATCGTGCTGCTGCTGCCGTTCCCGAGCTGGCAATCGCTGGTCGGGTTCATCACGACCTCCACGGTGATGTCGTTCGGCTCGGGACCGCTCGTGCTCGCGGTCCTGCGTCGCAAGTACCCGAACCGGCCTCGGCCGTTCCGCCTGCCGGGCGGTGACATCATCCCGTTCCTCGCCTTCTACAGCGCGAACATGATCATGTTCTGGGCAGGATGGGCGACCAACTCGAGGCTGCTCGTGACGATTCTCATCGGGTACGTGGTGCTCGTGCTGTTCCAGGTTTTCGGGCGTCGCAGCGAACAGCCGCCGCTGTTCTTCCGCACCTCGGCGGTATGGATCATCCCGTGGTTCGTGCTCTTCGGACTCGTGAGCTTCTTGTTCAGCTCGGGTCTGTTCGGCGCCGCGTTCGACAAGACCATGTTCTTCTGGGTGTTCCTCATCAACCTGGGCGTCTCGGTGCTGATCTACTGGCTCGCCGTGCGTTCGACGCTGCCTACCCACCTCGTCGACGACTACATCAAGGACGCCGAAGAGGAGTCCGAGCTCGAAGACGAGACGATCGCGGGAGGACACATCGCATAACGCGACCGTTCTCGCGGCGTGCGGCATAGGCTGGTGCCATGCCGTACGCCGCAGCAGTGATCACCGTGTCGGACCGCTCCTCGCGGGGCGAACGAGAAGACCTCAGCGGGCCGATCGCCGTGGCCGCGCTGCATGAGGCGGGCTTCGTCTGCGACGAGCCGATCGTCATCCCCGACGGGGCGGACGAGGTCGAGGCGGCCATCCGCGCGGCGCTGACCGACGGCATCCGCGTCATCGTCACGACCGGCGGCACCGGCGTCGGTCCCCGCGACGAGACGCCGGAGGGGGCCGACCGCCTCATCACCCGCCGGATCCCCGGCATCGCCGAAGAGCTGCGCCGCCGTGCGACGGCCGAGAAGCCCGCCGGGATGCTCTCGCGCGGCATCGCCGGCATCGCCGAAGGAGCGTTCGTGGTGAACCTGCCGGGAGCGCCGGCGGCCGTCGAAGCCGGCATGCCCGTGATCGTCGGGGTCGCCGCACACGTGCTCGGGCAGCTGCAGGGCGCCGATCACCGACACGCCGGTCACCACGAGGACGAGACGCGGTGAGCGTCCGCCTCGCGCAGATCAGCACCGAACCGCTCGACGTTTCCGCCCACGTCGCCGCCGTCGACGACCCGCGCATGGGCGCGGAGATCACGTTCACGGGACGCGTGCGTGATCATGATCCGGATGCCGCCTCCGGTGTCGTCGCGCTGGAGTACTCGTCGCATCCAGATGCGCAGAAGACCCTCGTGCAGCTGTGCGAGCAGGCCATCGGCGACACCGCGGCGATCGTGGCGGCCAGTCACCGCATCGGCCGGCTCGAGGTCGGCGACCTCGCCGTGGTGGTCGTGGTCGCCGCTGCGCACCGCGGCGAGGCGTACGAGGTCTCGCGCACGCTGATCGAGGCGATCAAGCACAGCCTGCCGATCTGGAAGCGCCAGATCGAGGCCGACGGCACCACGAACTGGAAGGGCCTGGGCGGCTGAGCCGACCTGCGTGCGCCGCTTCTCGGGTCTGACCGGCGGACTCAGCCGCCGGCGAACGGGGGCAGGACGTCCACGACGGCGCTCGCCGCGAGGGGCTCGTCGTCGTCCACGCGCGAACCGTCGACGAGCACCGAGCACTTCGGCAGGATCGCCGCTAACGCAGGGTAGTCCGCTGCCAGATGTGCGCGCAGTGTGCCCAGGTCGGGCGCGTCGACGAGGCGCTCGGCGGCGCCTGCGGCCTCCTCGGCCGCCGCGAAGAACCGGATGTGGGCCATTACGCCTTCCAGGTGGAGGCCAGCTGCGAGACCGCGTCGACGGAGCTCTTGATGTCGTCGGGCGACCCGCCGGCGCGGCCGGCGATCAGGCCCGCGACAAAGGCACTGAACGGGGCGGCGGGGCGGGCGACGCCGTCGGCGACGTCCTTCGCGAGCTTGAGGACCAGCGCGATCGGCACGTCTTCCTGGGTCAGCTCGAACCGCTCGCGCAGTGCGTCCGCCCATTCGTCCAGGGCCTCGGGGGGCAGGTGCTCGCTCATGCGTCCTCCTTCGTGAACCTTCTGAAATCCTCCCACGTATCGATGTCGTGGGCGCCCCCGCTGTGATCGGCCAGTGACGCGATAGCGACATCGGCGAACAGCGCGCGCATCGACTGGTCACGGCCCTCGTGGGAGAGGGATGCCGCAGCCTGCCGCAACGCGGACGTGCGGTAGACGCCGGTCAGCCATTGCGGGCGGCCCGCCTCGTCGGCGAGGCACGCGCCCTCAGTGTCGGAGGGCAGGAGCAGGATGTCGTCCACCAGCTGCCGCACGGCGGCGTCGACGCGGGGGAGGTCGCATGCCAACACGAACGTCCACTCCGGTTCCGGAGCGGAGCCCGCCGCCGTGGCGGCCAGCGCTGCGACGACCGCAGCGGCGGGGCCGGTGAACGGCGGGTCCTCGCGGACCCACCGCACATCACACGGGAGAATGGATGCCGCGGGCTCGGCAGAATCCACCGGTACGGCGGGTGCTGCGGGCACGGCAGTCTCGCTATCCGCAGCGCTGCCTGAGCGCGGCCCTGCAACGACGATCGGCGCGGCGCCCACGTCGCGCATCGCGGTGATCGCGCGGTCGAGCATGCTCACGCCCGCGATGACCAAGCGCGGCTTGTCGACGCCGCCCATGCGGGAGGCGCGTCCGCCGGCGAGGAGGATAGCGCCGAGCGAGGGCCCGGGCTGTGCGGGTGTCGGTGCCGGATCAGTCATGGCTGGTCGGGCCTGATCCACGACCCCGACTTGCCGCCCGTCTTCGCGATCAGACGCACATCGGCGATCGAGGTCGACTTGTCGAGCCCCTTCACCATGTCGACGACGGCGAGGGCGGCGACCGACACGGCCGTGAGCGCCTCCATCTCGACGCCGGTGCGGTCGGCTGTGCGCACGGTGGCCTCGATGTCGACGCCGGTGTCGGTGATCTGCAGATCGACGACAGCGCCGTGCACGCCGATGATGTGTGCGAGCGGCAGCAGCTCGGGGGTGCGCTTGGCGCCGGCGATGCCGGCGATGCGGGCGACGGCGAGCACATCGCCCTTGGGCACGTTGCCGTCGCGCAGGGCCGCGACCACGTGCTCCGCGCAGCGTACCGAGCCGCGGGCGGTCGCGGAGCGGACGGTCGGCTGCTTCTCGGTGACGTCGACCATGCGGGCGTGGCCCGCGGCATCCAAGTGCGTGAAAGTCATGAGATCAGCATGACATCGACGAGGTCGCCCGCCGCGACGGCGTCCACATGGGTGGGGACGATGGCATAGGCATCCGCCCGGCCCAAACTCGCGGCCAGGTGCGATCCGCCCGACGAGGCGGGTCGCACGCCTTCGCGCGTCACGACGACCGGTCGGTATTGGCGGCGGCCGGTCGGCGTCCGCCAGGGCTCGAGCACGCGCATCGGCAGGATCAGCCGATCGAGAACGGTCGCCCCCTGCATGGCGAGCAGTGCGGGCCGCACGAAGACCTCGAACGACACCGCCACGCTCACCGGATTGCCCGGCAATCCGAACAGCAGCGGCTCGCCGTCACCGAAGCCCTGCGGCTTGCCCGGCTGCATCGCGACCTTCTCGAACTGCATCGGGGCGACATTGCGCACGACCTCGTAGGCGCCGGCACTCACCCCACCCGACGTGATGACGACGTCGGCACCGAGTGCCGACGCCTCGGTGAGAGCAATCCGCAACCCGTCGCCATCGTCGGTGACCTGGGTGCGCAGCACGACCTCGGCGCCGTTCTCGCGGCACAGCCCATCGAGCAGCGCGCTGTTCGACTCCGGGATCTGCCCGTATTCGAGCGGAGCCCCGGGCGGACGCAACTCGTCACCGGTGGAGATCACGGCCACGCGCGGCACCCGCGAGACCACGACGTCCGTGACGCCGGCGGCTGCGGCCGAGGCCAGCTGCCGACCGCCCAGCACGAGCCCGGCGGGGAGAATCTCGTCGCCGGCACGGCACTCCTCACCGCGCGGGCGGATGTGCATGCCGAGCGAACGAGGAGCTGTGACCACCGTGACGCGCTCGAGCGAATCGGCGAGCCCGCCCGCGGTGTCTTCGAAGGGCACCACGGTGTCGGCTTCTGTCGGAAAGGGTGCGCCCGTCATGATGCGCGCCGCCTGCCCGCGGTCGATCGACGGGTTCAGCGACGTACCGGCCGGAAGATCGGCGACGACCTCGAGGGTGACGGGAGAATCGGGGGATGCCGTGGCCACATCCGCGTGGTGCACGGCGAAGCCGTCCATCGCCGAGTTGTCGAAAAGCGGCAGGTCGACCGCTGACCGCACCGGCTCACGCAGCACCCGTCCCAGGGCGGCCTCGACCGGCGCCGTGACGGGCTCCAGCAGGCGCGCGGCGGCCAGGATCCGTTCCCGGTGCTCGTCGACCGTGATCATGCGTGCTCCTTCCGCCGGGCGTTCCACCCGTCCATGCCCCCGCGCAGCACCGTGACGTGCGCCCCGGCGGCCTTCAGCGCGTAGGCGGCCGTGCGCGCCCGCACGCCCACCTGGCACACCAGCACCGCGGGCTGACCGCCCAGCGATCCCGCGACGCCGGTCGCATCGCCCAGCAGCGCTCGCAGCGGCACATGTCGTGCACCCGGCAGCATTCCCGTGACGACCTCGGCGTCTTCGCGCACGTCGATGACGACGTCGGTCTCACCGGGCTCGTCGACCTCGGTGAGCGGAGCGGAAACTGCGGGTGCCGCATCCGACGCTCGCGTCGCACGCAGCGGCGCTTCGCGCTGCGTGCCCGCGAGCGCGTCGATGAGCGCCACCCGGCCCAGCAGTGGCCGGCCGATGCCGGTGATGAGCTTGATCGCCTCGGTCGCCATGAGTGCCCCCACCTGCAGGCACACGGGGCCCAGCACGCCGACCGCCGAGCACGCGGGTGCTTCGCTGCCCGAGGGGTAGAGATCGCGCAGTCTGACGGGCTCGGCGGGCGCGGGCGGTGCCGACCAGAACACGGTGACCAGGCCCGCGAACTCTTGCACGGTGCCCCAGACCACGGGCACGTCGAGGCGCTCGCACGCGACGGCGACGATCTCGCGGCTGTCGAACGAATCGGTGCCGTCGAGCACGAGGTCGACGCCGTCGAGCAGCTCGGCGGCGTTGTCATGAGTGAGCCGCGTGCGCACGGGGCGCACGCGGGTCTCCGACCTCTCGGCGGCCACCCGTTCGGCGCTGTCGGTCTTGGGTCGGCCGATGTCTTGGCGTCGGTGGATCACCTGACGCTGCAGGTTGGAGGCGTCCACGTCGTCATCGTCGAAGACGACGAGCTCACCGACGCCGGCTGCCGACAGGGCGAGGATCGCAGGGGAGCCGAGGCCCCCGGCGCCGATCACGCCCACCCGCGCGGCGGCCAGGCGCCGTTGCCCGTCGGGCCCGAACCCGGCCAGGCGCTGATGGCGCGCGGTACGCATCTGCTCGGCATCGCTGAGCGCGATGACGGGCTCGACCAGCGGGGGCAGCATGGTCTCAGCGTATCCAGCACGGCGGCACCGCGGGCCGGACGCGACCGGAAATACCAAAGCTCCGCGCATGCGGAATAAGAACGGCCCGATATTCGCGCATGCGGTGCTAGTTTGGCCTCATGTCCGCAAGCTACAAGATCTCCCAGGCCGCCCGGCTGCTCGGGGTCAGCGATGACACCGTGCGTCGCTGGGTCGAGCAGGAGGTGCTGCCGGTCACCGACGCGAGCCCGGCCGAGATCCCCGGCGCAGCACTCGCGCAGCGCGCCGTCGAGCTGGCGAAGGCTGCGGAAGACCCGACCGACGTGCTCTCCAGCGCTCGCAACCGCTTCACCGGGCTGGTCACGAAGGTCGTCGCCGACGGCGTCTGCGCCCAAGTCGACATCCAGGCGGGTCCCCACCGGGTCGTGTCGCTCATGACGGCCGAGGCCGTCGAGGCGCTCGGGCTGGAGGTCGGCTCACTGGCCGTCGCCGTCGTCAAGGCCACCACTGTCATCGTCGAGACTCCCCGCGCCTGACGCCGCGCCCGAGAAGAGAGAGCCCATCACATGCGCCGAATGACCGCCTTCGCCACTGCCGCTGCGGCATCCCTCGCCCTCCTGCTGACGGGCTGCGGCGACACCACGTCGTCCGCGGACCCCGCCGGCGGTGCGTCGACCGACGCGCTCAGCGGCGAGGTCGCGGTGTCGGCTGCGGCCTCGCTGCAAGGCGCCTTCGACAAGGCGATCTCCGAGTTCGAGTCTGCCCACCCCGAGGTGAAGATCACGGCGAACTACGACGGCTCGAGCACGCTCGCGACGCAGATCAACGGGGGTGCGAAGGTCGACGTGTTCGCCTCGGCCGACGAAGCCAACATGGCGAAGGTGACCGACCCGGGCCTCGCTTCTGACCCGGCGATCTTCGCGAAGAACACGCTCGTGGTGGTGACGCCTTCGGGCAACCCGGGTGACGTGAAGACCCTGCAAGACCTGGCGAACCCCGACCTGAAGGTCGTCCTGTGCGCACCGGAGGTGCCGTGCGGTGCGGCATCCCAGACCCTCCTGAAGAACGCGGACGTCACCGTGCGGCCCGCAAGCCTCGAGCAGAACGTGACAGCCGTGCTCACCAAGGTGCAGAACGACGAGGCCGACGCCGGGCTCGTGTACAAGACCGACGCCGCCACCAGCGATCAGGTCACCTCGTTCACGCCCGAAGGCGCCGACGCGGTCGTCAACTCCTACCCGATCGTCGTGCTGAAGGATGCCCCGAACAAGGCGGCCGCGCAGGCGTTCGTCGACTTCGTCACCGGCAGCGACGGGCAGGCGATCCTCGCCTCGTTCGGATTCGACAAGCCATGAGCCGGCGGGGATACGCGCCGCCGATCCTCGTCGTCCCGGCGCTGGTCGGC contains the following coding sequences:
- the modA gene encoding molybdate ABC transporter substrate-binding protein; translation: MTAFATAAAASLALLLTGCGDTTSSADPAGGASTDALSGEVAVSAAASLQGAFDKAISEFESAHPEVKITANYDGSSTLATQINGGAKVDVFASADEANMAKVTDPGLASDPAIFAKNTLVVVTPSGNPGDVKTLQDLANPDLKVVLCAPEVPCGAASQTLLKNADVTVRPASLEQNVTAVLTKVQNDEADAGLVYKTDAATSDQVTSFTPEGADAVVNSYPIVVLKDAPNKAAAQAFVDFVTGSDGQAILASFGFDKP
- a CDS encoding TOBE domain-containing protein gives rise to the protein MSASYKISQAARLLGVSDDTVRRWVEQEVLPVTDASPAEIPGAALAQRAVELAKAAEDPTDVLSSARNRFTGLVTKVVADGVCAQVDIQAGPHRVVSLMTAEAVEALGLEVGSLAVAVVKATTVIVETPRA
- a CDS encoding ThiF family adenylyltransferase, encoding MLPPLVEPVIALSDAEQMRTARHQRLAGFGPDGQRRLAAARVGVIGAGGLGSPAILALSAAGVGELVVFDDDDVDASNLQRQVIHRRQDIGRPKTDSAERVAAERSETRVRPVRTRLTHDNAAELLDGVDLVLDGTDSFDSREIVAVACERLDVPVVWGTVQEFAGLVTVFWSAPPAPAEPVRLRDLYPSGSEAPACSAVGVLGPVCLQVGALMATEAIKLITGIGRPLLGRVALIDALAGTQREAPLRATRASDAAPAVSAPLTEVDEPGETDVVIDVREDAEVVTGMLPGARHVPLRALLGDATGVAGSLGGQPAVLVCQVGVRARTAAYALKAAGAHVTVLRGGMDGWNARRKEHA